Proteins encoded together in one Pantoea sp. CCBC3-3-1 window:
- a CDS encoding DUF4311 domain-containing protein gives MFLIILFKSLIIGGLVGVGVGAGAARMFHAPTTQGMGAFRTLGELNSCEGDPASHFSFGLGFFFNAWASSVAAGSFTQDVDHRIIPNWGAAALMVKNRNVAETLHNPKKMAIVCGLIGMVVVAFLNSTASAVPAALQVTAVKVLVPAANLLVNTVMPVIFWLAAIDAGKKSGFWATIFGGLAQLIMGNAVPGLVLGILIGKGVEESGWNKVTKIMMFAIVLLFVLSGFFRGFDMKMLQSFQLGVPGWLEMIHNTLSGK, from the coding sequence ATGTTTTTAATCATTTTATTTAAGTCGCTCATTATCGGCGGTCTGGTTGGTGTCGGCGTTGGCGCGGGTGCGGCGCGAATGTTCCATGCGCCCACGACCCAGGGGATGGGCGCTTTTCGTACGCTGGGTGAACTGAATTCCTGCGAGGGCGATCCGGCTTCGCATTTCTCTTTCGGCCTGGGTTTTTTCTTTAACGCCTGGGCCTCTTCCGTGGCTGCCGGCTCGTTTACGCAGGATGTGGATCACCGCATCATCCCGAACTGGGGCGCGGCCGCGCTGATGGTGAAAAACCGTAACGTGGCGGAAACGCTGCACAATCCGAAAAAAATGGCGATTGTCTGCGGCCTGATCGGCATGGTTGTTGTCGCTTTTCTCAATTCTACCGCGTCTGCGGTGCCCGCCGCATTGCAGGTGACGGCGGTAAAAGTGCTGGTGCCTGCCGCTAACCTGCTGGTGAACACGGTGATGCCGGTGATCTTCTGGCTGGCCGCCATCGATGCCGGTAAAAAGTCGGGCTTCTGGGCCACCATTTTTGGCGGCCTTGCCCAGCTGATCATGGGCAATGCGGTGCCGGGCCTGGTGCTGGGCATTCTGATCGGCAAAGGCGTGGAGGAGAGCGGCTGGAACAAAGTGACCAAAATCATGATGTTCGCCATCGTTCTGCTGTTCGTTCTCAGCGGCTTCTTCCGCGGCTTCGATATGAAAATGCTGCAATCCTTCCAGCTGGGCGTGCCGGGCTGGCTTGAGATGATCCACAACACCCTGAGCGGAAAATAA
- a CDS encoding transcription antiterminator, which translates to MRFPNLRLAQLFELLQNETLPQDELARHFAVTTRTVRTDITALNELLAAHGARFVLNRGAGYQLKVDDRDRYNQLQCQTASPLRIPRTSAARVNYLLTRFLTSAFALKLEDLADEWFVSRATLQSDMAEVREKLSRYHLVIETKPRYGMKLFGSEVAIRTCLTDLLYHIAREDTDDPLLNLEALNSGILDTLQPLLHQCFSRFSIKMSDDSEFYLRLYCAVAVRRISEGYPLSDFSAEDVDRDVRAAARHIVNLLRPMTGKAISSSEEAYLRVNIAARRTEDIAASVISPDDGESLVNYILSYVNTHYNFDLQNDPQLRADLLTHIKTMITRVRYQIAIPNPLLGNIKQHYPLAYDVTLAAVASWSKYTPYNISENEIGFLVLHIGVGLERHYNVGYQRHPKVLLVCDTGNSTVRMIQAMLMRKYPQIIVSNIVSQREYEQQVAIDEDFVISTVRLSEKGKPVVVMAPFPTEYQLEQLGKLVLVDRTRPYMLEKFFDAGHFRIIDRPMTQTELFSVLCDQLEREGVVDKQFYASVEEREAIVSTLLGEGIALPHSLGLMAKKTVVYTVLAPHGIRWGDETACVIFLLAISKTEYEEAMAIYDLFVTFMRERAMTRLRGCEDFAGFKAVAMDCLSRL; encoded by the coding sequence GTGAGATTTCCCAATCTGCGTCTGGCTCAGCTGTTTGAGCTGCTACAAAACGAAACGCTGCCGCAGGATGAGCTGGCACGGCACTTTGCGGTCACGACGCGTACTGTCCGCACGGACATCACCGCGCTGAATGAGCTGCTGGCGGCGCACGGCGCGCGGTTTGTGTTAAACCGTGGCGCAGGCTATCAGCTGAAAGTGGACGATCGCGATCGTTACAACCAGCTACAATGCCAGACGGCTTCGCCGCTGCGGATCCCCCGCACTTCAGCTGCACGGGTGAACTATTTGCTGACCCGTTTTCTCACCTCGGCTTTTGCGCTCAAACTTGAAGATCTGGCCGACGAATGGTTCGTCAGCCGCGCCACGTTACAAAGCGATATGGCCGAAGTCCGCGAAAAGCTAAGCCGCTATCATCTGGTAATCGAAACCAAACCGCGCTACGGCATGAAGCTGTTTGGCAGCGAAGTGGCGATCCGCACCTGTCTGACCGATCTGCTTTATCATATCGCCCGTGAAGATACTGACGATCCGCTATTGAATCTGGAAGCGTTGAACAGCGGCATACTCGATACGCTACAGCCACTGTTGCATCAGTGCTTCAGCCGTTTCAGCATTAAAATGAGTGATGACAGCGAATTCTATCTGCGGCTGTACTGCGCGGTTGCGGTAAGGCGAATCAGTGAGGGCTATCCGTTATCTGACTTCAGCGCAGAAGATGTCGATCGCGACGTTCGGGCTGCCGCCCGCCATATCGTTAATCTGTTGCGTCCGATGACCGGCAAGGCAATTTCCAGCTCGGAGGAAGCCTATTTACGGGTGAACATTGCCGCGCGACGGACTGAAGATATCGCCGCCAGCGTCATCAGTCCGGATGATGGTGAATCGCTGGTGAACTACATCCTCAGCTATGTGAATACGCACTACAATTTTGATCTGCAAAACGATCCGCAGCTGCGGGCCGATTTACTGACGCACATAAAAACGATGATCACCCGTGTGCGCTACCAGATTGCTATCCCGAATCCGCTGCTTGGCAATATCAAACAGCACTACCCGCTGGCTTATGATGTCACTCTGGCCGCTGTAGCCAGCTGGAGTAAGTACACACCGTATAACATCAGCGAAAACGAAATCGGTTTTCTGGTACTGCATATCGGCGTCGGGCTGGAGCGCCATTATAACGTGGGCTACCAGCGTCATCCTAAAGTGCTGCTGGTGTGCGATACAGGCAATTCAACCGTGCGGATGATCCAGGCGATGCTGATGCGTAAATATCCGCAGATTATCGTCAGCAACATTGTCTCCCAGCGCGAATATGAGCAGCAGGTCGCGATCGATGAAGATTTTGTCATCTCTACGGTACGCCTGAGCGAAAAGGGGAAACCGGTGGTGGTGATGGCGCCGTTTCCGACGGAATACCAGCTGGAGCAGCTTGGCAAGCTGGTGCTGGTGGATCGCACCCGGCCTTACATGTTGGAAAAATTCTTCGATGCCGGGCATTTTCGCATTATCGATCGGCCAATGACGCAAACAGAGCTGTTCAGCGTTCTGTGCGATCAGCTGGAGCGGGAAGGCGTGGTAGATAAGCAGTTTTATGCGTCGGTTGAGGAACGTGAGGCGATAGTCAGTACGCTGCTGGGCGAAGGCATTGCGCTGCCTCATTCACTGGGACTGATGGCGAAAAAAACCGTGGTCTATACCGTACTGGCTCCTCATGGCATCCGCTGGGGCGATGAAACCGCCTGCGTCATTTTCCTGCTGGCTATCAGTAAAACCGAATATGAAGAGGCGATGGCCATCTACGATCTGTTTGTTACTTTTATGCGTGAGAGAGCGATGACCCGGCTACGCGGCTGCGAAGATTTCGCCGGTTTTAAAGCGGTAGCGATGGACTGTTTGAGCAGGCTATAA
- a CDS encoding KDGP aldolase family protein produces the protein MKLTPNFYRDRVCLNVLAGSKENARDIWQAAEGHVLVGVLSKNYDSVTRAVDDMRDYAALIDNALSVGLGAGDPNQSAMVSSIAAAVQPQHVNQVFTGVATSRALLGQDQTVVNGLISPTGTPGQVKISTGPRSSQAPDGVVPIETAIALLKDMGGSSVKYFPMGGLQAIDEFKAVAQACAQQDFWLEPTGGIDLQNYEAILTIALEAGVSKIIPHIYSSIIDKETGCTRADDVSKLLTMTKKLTG, from the coding sequence ATGAAGCTGACCCCGAATTTTTATCGTGACCGCGTCTGTCTGAACGTGCTGGCTGGCTCAAAAGAGAACGCCCGTGACATCTGGCAGGCGGCGGAAGGCCATGTGCTGGTTGGCGTGCTGTCGAAAAACTATGACAGCGTTACCCGCGCGGTAGACGATATGCGTGACTATGCGGCGCTGATTGATAACGCGCTCTCCGTTGGACTGGGCGCTGGCGATCCGAATCAGTCAGCAATGGTCAGCTCGATTGCTGCTGCCGTTCAGCCGCAGCACGTCAACCAGGTGTTTACCGGCGTGGCTACCAGCCGTGCGTTGCTGGGACAGGATCAAACCGTGGTCAATGGACTGATTTCTCCCACCGGTACGCCGGGACAGGTGAAAATCTCTACCGGCCCGCGTAGCTCGCAGGCACCTGACGGCGTCGTTCCGATTGAAACGGCGATCGCGCTGTTAAAAGATATGGGCGGCAGCTCGGTGAAATATTTTCCGATGGGCGGCCTTCAGGCGATTGATGAATTCAAAGCGGTGGCGCAGGCCTGTGCACAACAGGATTTCTGGCTGGAGCCGACCGGCGGTATCGATCTGCAAAACTATGAGGCGATCCTGACGATCGCGCTGGAAGCAGGCGTCAGTAAAATCATTCCGCATATCTACAGCTCGATTATCGATAAGGAAACGGGATGCACCCGGGCAGACGATGTCAGTAAGCTATTAACGATGACCAAAAAACTGACCGGCTAA
- the dolP gene encoding division/outer membrane stress-associated lipid-binding lipoprotein has product MKVFSAMAVVITALMLQGCVAAVIGSAAVATKSATDPRTVGTQVDDGTLELRVSNALSKDQQIKNDAHIVPTAYQGKVLLTGQAPTADIASRAKQIAVGVDGATEVYNEIRTGSKASFGTASSDTWITTKVRSNLLSSDQVKSSNVKVTTENGEVFLLGLVTNEEAKAAADIASRVSGVQHVTTAFTILK; this is encoded by the coding sequence ATGAAGGTATTCTCAGCAATGGCCGTGGTGATTACCGCCCTGATGCTACAGGGTTGCGTCGCGGCCGTCATCGGCAGCGCTGCGGTAGCAACCAAATCCGCCACGGATCCTCGTACTGTTGGCACTCAGGTTGATGACGGTACCCTGGAACTGCGCGTCAGCAATGCGCTTTCTAAAGATCAGCAGATTAAAAACGATGCCCATATCGTCCCTACCGCCTATCAGGGCAAAGTCCTGCTAACCGGACAGGCACCGACGGCTGACATCGCCAGCCGGGCGAAACAGATTGCGGTCGGCGTGGATGGCGCAACGGAGGTTTATAACGAGATCCGTACCGGCAGCAAAGCCAGCTTTGGTACCGCCTCTTCCGATACCTGGATCACCACCAAAGTGCGCTCCAACCTGCTGTCGAGCGATCAGGTTAAGTCATCAAACGTTAAGGTGACGACGGAAAACGGCGAGGTATTCCTGTTAGGTCTGGTGACGAATGAGGAAGCGAAAGCCGCGGCCGATATCGCCAGCCGGGTCAGTGGCGTGCAGCACGTGACCACCGCGTTTACCATCCTGAAGTAA
- a CDS encoding DUF4310 family protein: MEASKSGFWYADWSFPIFVGLLSAGVFAGTHMYYVYGLGAFNEVAFVSMLRAGMETGVYGAVAAFGASFLFARIIEGSLVGILDIGGAIQTGIGLGVPALLLGAGIVFPVANFAASLATGLLLGLAIGYVIILARKFTINNSDSTYGADVMMGAGNSSGRFLGPLIILSAMAASIPIGLGSLIGALLFYLWNKPITGGAILGAMLLGAIFPVAL, from the coding sequence ATGGAAGCATCTAAAAGCGGTTTCTGGTATGCCGACTGGTCTTTCCCGATTTTCGTCGGGCTGCTCTCCGCGGGCGTGTTTGCCGGTACGCATATGTATTACGTCTACGGGCTGGGCGCGTTCAATGAAGTCGCCTTTGTTTCCATGCTGCGAGCCGGAATGGAAACCGGCGTCTATGGCGCGGTGGCGGCGTTTGGCGCCAGCTTTCTCTTCGCCCGAATCATCGAAGGCTCGCTGGTCGGCATCCTGGATATCGGCGGCGCGATCCAAACGGGGATCGGGCTGGGTGTGCCTGCATTACTGCTCGGTGCGGGCATTGTCTTCCCGGTTGCCAACTTTGCCGCGTCGCTGGCTACCGGGCTGCTGCTGGGGCTGGCCATTGGCTACGTCATTATTTTGGCCCGTAAATTCACCATCAATAACAGCGACTCAACGTATGGCGCAGACGTGATGATGGGCGCGGGCAACTCGTCCGGGCGTTTTCTCGGGCCGTTAATCATTCTGTCGGCCATGGCCGCCTCCATTCCTATCGGGCTGGGATCGCTGATTGGCGCGCTGCTGTTCTATCTCTGGAACAAACCTATCACCGGTGGTGCCATTTTGGGCGCCATGCTGCTGGGTGCGATTTTCCCGGTTGCGCTGTGA
- a CDS encoding DUF4312 family protein — MKEQFATTVKVSGKGDSKEKAFADALSRVQNTLLKSTGKVLLRIEPAEVKVVQAWQQVRKEKFLFFFLARERRSYGVELEITVNVSIVDTAKIDFATR; from the coding sequence ATGAAGGAACAATTTGCGACCACGGTGAAGGTCAGCGGTAAGGGTGACAGTAAAGAAAAAGCCTTTGCCGATGCGCTGAGCCGGGTACAAAACACGCTATTAAAATCGACCGGTAAAGTGCTGCTGCGCATTGAACCCGCTGAGGTAAAAGTGGTGCAGGCGTGGCAGCAGGTCAGAAAAGAAAAATTCCTGTTTTTCTTTCTGGCGCGGGAGAGGCGGAGCTATGGCGTTGAACTGGAAATTACCGTCAACGTCAGCATTGTCGACACCGCAAAGATCGATTTTGCCACGCGATAA
- a CDS encoding glycine dehydrogenase yields MADGAVSINMSAEERAIQALADRVMSQIADLFFAQHITPTPVQQQMLVSHVRAMALRSRTGEPLPEVEEALFEDISPDSMTLAQQVVDLFGNLPVEEAWLLSVHFEVAKNEG; encoded by the coding sequence ATGGCAGATGGAGCCGTATCAATAAACATGTCGGCTGAGGAGCGCGCTATTCAGGCGCTGGCGGACAGGGTGATGAGTCAGATTGCCGACCTGTTTTTCGCTCAACATATCACTCCCACGCCGGTACAGCAGCAGATGCTGGTCTCACATGTGCGGGCAATGGCGCTGCGTTCCCGGACCGGCGAACCTCTGCCGGAAGTCGAGGAAGCGCTGTTTGAAGACATCTCGCCCGACTCGATGACGCTGGCCCAGCAGGTCGTGGATCTGTTCGGCAATCTGCCTGTTGAAGAGGCCTGGCTTTTATCCGTGCATTTCGAAGTCGCAAAAAACGAAGGCTAA
- a CDS encoding amidohydrolase/deacetylase family metallohydrolase: MFDLIIRRARLADGSLTTIAIHDGKIAALGEPQGQATQEIDLAGRYWLSAGWIDSHVHCYPKSPIYHDEADRIGVETGVTTVVDAGSTGADDVDDFYQLTRTANTQVHALLNIARTGIVTQNELADMQQIDKASVRAAVQRLPGFIIGIKARMSSSVVGANGIQPLIGAKEIQQENGNLPLMVHIGNNPPDLDEIAELLGQGDIITHCYNGKPNRILTPAGELRASVAKAIKRGVRLDVGHGSASFSFEVARVAIAQGILPHTISSDIYCRNRLNGPVYTLAHVMSKFFSVGMTLPQIIACVTRHAAEGLRLHNKGKLAVGFDADLTLFDLSEAACVFTDSEGKSEAGEKQLVPLAAMVKGKWFITDEGKKHHVFDL; encoded by the coding sequence ATGTTTGATTTGATTATTCGCCGCGCTCGTCTGGCCGACGGCAGCCTGACGACGATTGCCATTCACGACGGCAAAATCGCCGCGCTGGGCGAGCCGCAAGGGCAGGCGACGCAGGAGATCGATCTGGCCGGACGCTACTGGCTGAGTGCGGGCTGGATTGATTCTCACGTCCACTGCTATCCCAAATCGCCCATTTATCATGATGAAGCGGATCGGATTGGTGTGGAAACGGGCGTAACCACGGTCGTGGATGCGGGCAGTACCGGCGCGGACGACGTCGATGACTTTTATCAGCTGACGCGAACCGCCAACACTCAGGTTCATGCCCTGTTGAATATTGCCCGTACCGGCATCGTCACGCAGAACGAACTGGCGGATATGCAGCAGATCGACAAAGCGAGCGTGCGGGCTGCGGTTCAGCGCCTGCCTGGCTTTATCATCGGCATCAAAGCCCGCATGAGCAGTAGCGTCGTTGGCGCTAACGGCATCCAGCCGCTGATCGGTGCGAAAGAAATCCAGCAGGAAAACGGCAATCTGCCGCTGATGGTGCATATCGGTAATAACCCACCCGATCTGGATGAGATAGCCGAGCTGCTGGGTCAGGGCGACATTATCACCCACTGCTATAACGGCAAGCCGAACCGCATTCTGACGCCGGCTGGCGAGCTGCGTGCTTCTGTTGCAAAGGCAATAAAACGCGGCGTGCGGCTGGATGTTGGTCACGGCTCGGCGAGTTTTAGTTTTGAGGTGGCGCGAGTCGCCATCGCTCAAGGCATTCTGCCGCATACCATCAGCTCCGATATCTACTGCCGCAATCGCCTTAACGGGCCGGTTTACACCCTGGCGCACGTGATGTCGAAGTTCTTCAGCGTGGGAATGACGCTGCCACAAATAATCGCCTGCGTTACCCGTCATGCGGCAGAAGGGCTGCGGCTGCATAACAAAGGGAAGCTTGCGGTGGGCTTTGATGCCGACCTGACCCTCTTTGACCTCAGCGAAGCCGCCTGCGTGTTCACCGATTCCGAAGGTAAATCGGAAGCGGGTGAAAAGCAGCTGGTACCGCTGGCCGCCATGGTTAAAGGGAAATGGTTTATTACTGACGAAGGGAAAAAGCATCATGTCTTCGATTTATGA
- a CDS encoding SFCGS family glycine-rich protein: MSQIIVVIGDRLGKGQKVAAGIEKAGGKAVVVPGMAADMKLGDVMKAENATFGISFCGSGGAGAITAQNKYGYKAKHGMRSVDEGVTAINEGATVLGFGFMDKEELGERLVQAWNKKYGA; encoded by the coding sequence ATGTCACAAATCATTGTAGTTATTGGCGATCGTTTGGGTAAAGGCCAGAAAGTCGCGGCCGGAATTGAAAAAGCCGGCGGTAAAGCCGTGGTGGTGCCGGGGATGGCCGCCGACATGAAGCTGGGCGACGTGATGAAGGCTGAAAATGCCACTTTCGGCATCTCCTTCTGCGGCAGCGGCGGCGCGGGTGCTATCACCGCGCAAAACAAATATGGCTATAAAGCGAAACACGGCATGCGTTCCGTCGATGAAGGCGTTACGGCAATCAATGAAGGCGCAACCGTGCTTGGCTTCGGCTTTATGGACAAGGAAGAGCTGGGAGAGCGCCTGGTTCAGGCCTGGAACAAGAAGTACGGTGCCTGA
- a CDS encoding DgaE family pyridoxal phosphate-dependent ammonia lyase — translation MSSIYEKYGLKQVINASGRMTILGVSTPAADVVETVNYGLNHYFEMKDLVNKTGAYIAGLLGSEDAVVVSCASAGIAQSVAAVIVKDDDWLLENLHAAPLTVPHDIVVPKGHNVNFGAPVGTMVAMGGGRLVEAGYANECSAEQLSAAVTPQTAAVMYIKSHHCVQKSHLSVKQAAEVARRHGVPLIVDAAAEEDLQCYYREGADLVIYSGAKAIEGPTSGLVMGRKEPVAWVKRQSMGIGRAMKVGKEGILGLTQAIENYLRLEKASGAQMVEKMTPFIDSLNAIHGISARVVWDAAGRDIARTEIHFDEATLGRTTTEVVQALKTGDIAIYFRGYKANEGLVEVDVRSVSPSQLEIIATQINRLLSQGNPA, via the coding sequence ATGTCTTCGATTTATGAAAAATATGGCTTAAAACAGGTGATCAACGCTTCCGGGCGCATGACGATCCTTGGGGTGTCAACGCCCGCCGCCGACGTGGTCGAAACGGTCAACTACGGCCTGAATCACTACTTCGAAATGAAAGATCTGGTCAATAAAACCGGTGCCTACATCGCCGGGCTGCTTGGCTCAGAAGATGCGGTCGTGGTCTCCTGCGCCTCTGCCGGTATTGCGCAATCCGTCGCGGCAGTGATTGTGAAAGACGATGACTGGCTGCTGGAAAACCTCCATGCGGCTCCGCTTACCGTGCCGCATGATATCGTGGTGCCCAAGGGCCATAACGTTAACTTTGGCGCACCGGTCGGCACCATGGTAGCGATGGGCGGCGGTCGCCTGGTGGAAGCCGGCTATGCCAACGAATGCAGCGCGGAGCAGCTTTCCGCCGCCGTCACGCCGCAAACTGCCGCCGTGATGTATATCAAATCGCATCATTGCGTGCAGAAAAGCCACCTTAGTGTGAAGCAGGCCGCAGAAGTTGCGCGCCGGCATGGCGTTCCGCTGATTGTTGATGCGGCCGCCGAAGAAGATCTGCAATGCTATTACCGCGAGGGTGCCGACCTGGTGATCTACAGCGGTGCCAAAGCGATTGAAGGGCCGACCAGCGGTCTGGTGATGGGGCGCAAAGAGCCTGTGGCGTGGGTAAAACGTCAGTCGATGGGCATTGGCCGCGCGATGAAAGTGGGTAAAGAAGGCATTCTTGGCCTGACTCAGGCCATTGAAAACTATCTGCGGCTGGAAAAAGCTTCCGGCGCACAGATGGTGGAAAAAATGACGCCGTTTATCGACAGCCTGAATGCCATTCATGGCATCAGCGCCCGGGTGGTGTGGGATGCAGCGGGGCGTGATATTGCCCGCACAGAGATCCATTTTGATGAGGCCACCCTTGGCCGCACCACGACTGAGGTGGTTCAGGCGCTAAAAACCGGTGACATCGCGATCTATTTCCGGGGGTACAAGGCGAACGAAGGCCTGGTAGAAGTGGACGTGCGCAGCGTATCGCCCAGTCAGTTGGAGATCATTGCCACTCAAATTAACCGTCTTTTATCGCAAGGAAACCCTGCATGA